The Streptomyces sp. NBC_00454 DNA segment TCACTGGACCCGGTCAAGCCGATGAGTCATCGGGGACTCGCTGACGGGTCGGGCTCTCTGCGGCCATGACTCGGATCAGGCAGCGCCTACGGCCGAGGGGTTCGTGATCCTCGTAGGCAGTGCGGCCGTGGAGGATGCGCTGGTCGTTCAGGACCAGGCAATCTCCTTCCTCCAAGGCGACGGTGATGGAGAGGGCGGAGCGGGACAGGACTTCCTCCAGGGCGTCGATCGCTGCGCGACGGTCCGGAGGCAGGGGCTGGCCGAGCAGGTCGTAGGCGCTGCGCATCCGCCTGACATTGCACCGGACGCGGAGGTGCCCGCCGTGCTCGGCGAAGGCGGGACCCCAGACGACCGGACTCTCGCCGGCCGGTGTCACATGGCGCCGATCGAAGGCGAACGGGGTACGGAGCAGGCCCAGTTCGCGGGGATACTCCTCGCCCAGGGTGTGATGCACCATTGCGCCGTCCGCGAGGACGGACTCCCCGCCCCGGCGTGCCACACGGTGGGCGAGCAAGGCCAAGTAGGCGGGTTCGGCGCCGAACGGCGTCACCGCCATGTCGTTGTGGAGGTGCAGATCGCCACGCGATTTCGATGTGTAGGCGACCTCGTGGAAACGCCGGTCGTCGGTGTACTGGGAGACGCGCTCGTCCCGTACGAGCCAGCCCGTGGTCCGCTCCGCGCCCTCGCCCTG contains these protein-coding regions:
- a CDS encoding TauD/TfdA family dioxygenase, translating into MAKPSHGWTGRKQAEAEAYGLPYDPDHAALARRLRERLRSGDGFTVVRGTPARTMTTAQAQELAVSMIRPLGDPLPQGEGAERTTGWLVRDERVSQYTDDRRFHEVAYTSKSRGDLHLHNDMAVTPFGAEPAYLALLAHRVARRGGESVLADGAMVHHTLGEEYPRELGLLRTPFAFDRRHVTPAGESPVVWGPAFAEHGGHLRVRCNVRRMRSAYDLLGQPLPPDRRAAIDALEEVLSRSALSITVALEEGDCLVLNDQRILHGRTAYEDHEPLGRRRCLIRVMAAESPTRQRVPDDSSA